In Edaphobacter paludis, a single window of DNA contains:
- a CDS encoding pectinesterase family protein, which translates to MRFVLPLLLALSLCGHAQDVHVRVSHDVKTGIEGTTEFPTIQMAMDHHPFAGPGKDGRPARVYIEIAPGTYHERVIVTQNHSNITFIGMGKSPEDVIITNSLNAKQAGGTFFTETIEINGPGFEADNITFENTAGNTGQAVAVANRSDRSIFKHCRFLGHQDTLFADYGSQYYVDSYIEGGVDFIFGNATAVFDHTELHANGPGFLTAQSRTSADQTTGYVILNSKVTSGLDPSIQGGIGLGRPWRPYSRVVYIKTELPSDINPAGWNNWGKTSNEQTAFYAESNSTGPGANPAARVPWSHQLTSAQTKQFLPANFLSGKDRWNPEADAKKLP; encoded by the coding sequence ATGCGATTTGTCCTGCCACTTCTACTCGCACTCTCGCTTTGCGGCCATGCACAAGATGTCCACGTCCGCGTCTCCCACGACGTCAAGACCGGCATCGAAGGCACAACCGAGTTCCCCACCATCCAGATGGCGATGGACCATCACCCCTTCGCCGGCCCCGGCAAAGACGGACGACCTGCCCGCGTCTACATCGAGATCGCCCCGGGCACTTATCACGAGCGCGTCATCGTCACGCAGAACCACTCCAACATCACCTTCATCGGCATGGGCAAGTCACCTGAAGACGTGATCATCACCAACTCCCTCAACGCCAAACAAGCCGGTGGCACCTTCTTCACCGAAACCATCGAGATCAACGGCCCCGGATTCGAAGCCGACAACATCACCTTCGAGAACACCGCAGGCAACACCGGCCAGGCCGTCGCCGTAGCTAACCGCAGCGACCGCTCTATCTTCAAGCACTGCCGTTTCCTCGGCCATCAGGACACGCTCTTCGCCGATTACGGTAGCCAGTACTACGTCGATTCCTACATCGAAGGCGGCGTCGATTTCATCTTCGGCAACGCCACCGCCGTCTTCGACCACACCGAACTTCACGCAAACGGCCCCGGCTTCCTCACTGCGCAGTCCCGCACCTCAGCCGATCAGACCACCGGCTACGTCATCCTGAACAGCAAAGTCACCAGCGGACTCGATCCCTCGATTCAAGGCGGCATTGGCCTTGGCCGTCCGTGGCGTCCCTACTCGCGCGTCGTCTACATCAAAACCGAACTGCCCAGCGACATCAATCCTGCAGGCTGGAACAACTGGGGCAAAACATCCAACGAGCAAACCGCCTTCTACGCCGAATCCAACAGCACCGGGCCCGGCGCCAACCCGGCGGCCCGCGTTCCCTGGTCGCATCAACTCACCTCTGCCCAAACCAAACAGTTCCTGCCCGCAAATTTCCTGAGCGGCAAAGACCGTTGGAATCCAGAAGCTGACGCGAAGAAACTCCCTTAA
- a CDS encoding beta-ketoacyl-ACP synthase III, which translates to MSLTLKPQVHVRAKISSVGAYVPPRLLTNADLEKMVETNDQWIVERTGIRERHIVDKGVGTSDLAVEAAKRCLAARGIEATELEVIIVATVTPDMLFPATACLVQDKLGAKGAWGFDLSAACSGFPYALQVGAKLVESGMHKKVMVIGADVMSSIIDYTDRATCVIFGDGAGAVLLEPCEKGEVGLIDYWHEIDGSGASALNMPGGGSLHPSTAETVAAKMHYVHQDGQAVYKFAVRKMAEAAETVLTRNGVTGKDLSCFIPHQANKRIILSTAERLGMPEECVVINIDRYGNTTAATIPMAMQTALEDGRLKKGDLVLLASVGAGFTVGSTLLQWEI; encoded by the coding sequence TTGAGTTTGACGTTGAAACCGCAGGTGCATGTGAGAGCGAAGATTAGTTCGGTGGGTGCTTATGTTCCGCCACGGTTGTTGACCAATGCCGATCTCGAAAAGATGGTAGAGACGAACGACCAGTGGATTGTGGAGCGCACGGGAATTCGTGAGCGGCACATTGTGGATAAGGGAGTTGGAACCAGCGATCTTGCGGTCGAAGCAGCGAAGCGATGCCTGGCGGCACGGGGCATCGAGGCCACCGAACTTGAAGTGATTATCGTGGCCACCGTGACTCCAGACATGTTATTTCCGGCGACGGCGTGCCTGGTGCAGGACAAACTAGGCGCGAAAGGCGCGTGGGGATTCGATCTTTCGGCGGCCTGCTCGGGCTTTCCTTATGCGCTGCAGGTGGGCGCGAAGCTGGTCGAGAGCGGAATGCACAAGAAGGTAATGGTGATTGGAGCGGATGTGATGAGCTCGATCATCGACTACACGGACCGGGCTACATGCGTGATCTTCGGCGATGGAGCCGGGGCGGTTCTGCTGGAGCCCTGCGAGAAGGGTGAAGTGGGACTCATCGACTACTGGCATGAGATCGATGGTTCGGGCGCGTCGGCGTTGAATATGCCCGGCGGCGGCAGCCTGCATCCGTCGACGGCTGAGACGGTGGCTGCGAAGATGCATTATGTGCATCAGGATGGTCAAGCGGTGTACAAGTTTGCTGTGAGAAAGATGGCGGAGGCGGCCGAGACTGTGTTGACGAGGAATGGCGTTACCGGCAAGGACCTGAGCTGCTTCATCCCTCACCAGGCGAATAAGCGGATCATTCTGTCGACGGCAGAGCGGCTGGGAATGCCGGAAGAGTGCGTCGTCATCAATATCGACCGGTATGGGAACACGACGGCGGCCACGATTCCCATGGCTATGCAGACAGCTCTTGAGGACGGACGGTTGAAGAAAGGCGATCTCGTGCTGCTGGCAAGTGTCGGCGCCGGGTTTACAGTGGGGTCCACGCTGTTGCAGTGGGAGATATGA
- a CDS encoding VTT domain-containing protein → MKSIAGTGVTTAAATEPAKHPLAFLLAAAPQHHSSKFLHLLAGFGIFGIFLVSIVDSSFVPLPVPGVTDIMLVVFAAQKSNWILLVLLATAGSAIGGYLSYQVGHAGGMQFLERHVPARIFKRISGWMEKHAILAIALPAILPPPMPLSPFVLAAGALKMSKKKFLIIFTVSRAARHAFAVWLGIAYGRHVLHLWSRFSAKWATTILIVLWTGILIGCAVALWKLYKTSKTVGAHSAQLADQPNTTN, encoded by the coding sequence ATGAAGTCCATTGCCGGCACTGGAGTAACCACCGCAGCCGCAACAGAACCGGCGAAGCACCCGCTCGCCTTCCTTCTCGCCGCCGCCCCTCAGCATCATTCCAGCAAGTTCCTCCACCTACTTGCCGGCTTCGGCATCTTCGGCATCTTTCTCGTCTCGATCGTCGACTCGTCTTTCGTGCCGCTTCCCGTCCCCGGCGTCACCGACATCATGCTCGTCGTCTTCGCCGCTCAGAAATCCAACTGGATATTGCTGGTTCTACTTGCCACTGCGGGCTCCGCGATAGGCGGTTACCTGAGCTATCAGGTCGGACATGCTGGCGGAATGCAGTTTCTCGAAAGACACGTCCCTGCACGCATCTTCAAGAGGATCAGTGGCTGGATGGAAAAGCACGCCATTCTCGCCATCGCTCTCCCTGCTATCCTGCCGCCACCCATGCCGCTCTCGCCCTTTGTTCTGGCCGCGGGCGCGCTCAAGATGTCGAAGAAGAAGTTCCTTATCATCTTCACCGTGAGCCGTGCGGCACGCCACGCATTCGCCGTATGGCTCGGCATCGCGTACGGCAGGCACGTCCTCCATCTCTGGAGCCGCTTCTCCGCCAAATGGGCCACGACTATCCTCATCGTTCTATGGACGGGCATCCTTATCGGTTGCGCCGTCGCCCTTTGGAAGCTCTATAAAACATCCAAAACGGTCGGCGCGCACTCAGCCCAGCTCGCCGACCAACCCAACACGACCAACTGA
- a CDS encoding menaquinone biosynthesis protein gives MPKSSHPVRVAAINFLNPAPLMWDFEHPPLAAKLAERYSLHYTKPALCADELLSGRADLGLIPIASLTPDLAIVPGCTIASLDRVRSIQLIVKQTCSLEAVRTIAADTASRSSLAYTEILFRKFLGTNPAFLQHPADPIAMLQQTDAALLIGDPALLALESRNQIEQVVGPCLWIDLAHEWHIRTGLPWVAAVWAVRPEALSVSHITAAQLTEDLTASRDHGLVHTDDLVQQWAPRLPIPAETIRHYLTQNIHYTLTPDCIRSLEIFRRYATEIDALPPLPALRFL, from the coding sequence TTGCCTAAATCATCCCATCCCGTCCGCGTAGCCGCCATCAACTTTCTCAATCCAGCCCCTCTCATGTGGGACTTCGAGCATCCGCCTCTCGCGGCAAAGCTCGCCGAGCGCTATAGCCTTCATTACACCAAGCCCGCCCTCTGCGCCGACGAACTCCTCAGCGGCCGCGCCGACCTTGGCCTCATCCCCATCGCTTCTCTTACGCCCGATCTCGCGATCGTCCCCGGATGCACCATCGCCTCGCTCGACCGCGTCCGCTCCATCCAGCTAATAGTCAAACAAACCTGCTCCCTCGAAGCTGTTCGCACCATCGCGGCCGACACCGCCTCGCGCAGTTCGCTCGCTTATACCGAGATCCTCTTCCGCAAGTTTCTCGGCACAAACCCCGCCTTCCTCCAACATCCCGCCGACCCGATTGCCATGCTCCAGCAGACAGATGCCGCCCTGCTCATCGGCGATCCGGCGCTGCTGGCACTCGAATCCCGCAATCAAATCGAGCAGGTCGTCGGCCCCTGCCTCTGGATTGACCTCGCCCACGAGTGGCACATCCGCACCGGCCTCCCTTGGGTCGCAGCCGTCTGGGCCGTCCGGCCTGAAGCCTTGAGCGTGAGCCACATTACCGCCGCCCAACTCACGGAAGACCTCACCGCCTCACGTGATCATGGACTGGTCCACACAGACGACCTCGTCCAACAATGGGCCCCTCGTCTCCCCATTCCAGCCGAGACCATTCGCCACTATCTCACCCAAAATATCCACTACACCCTCACACCTGACTGCATCCGCTCCCTGGAGATCTTCCGCCGCTACGCCACCGAGATCGACGCTCTTCCGCCGCTGCCCGCGCTCCGCTTTCTATAG
- a CDS encoding DUF3565 domain-containing protein, which translates to MQRAIVGFYQDEEGHWAAKLECGHGQHVRHDPPWMLREWVLHEETRAERIGRLMECKKCDEELSHSQHRP; encoded by the coding sequence ATGCAGCGTGCGATTGTTGGGTTCTATCAGGATGAAGAGGGCCACTGGGCAGCGAAGCTTGAGTGTGGGCATGGGCAGCACGTGCGGCACGATCCGCCGTGGATGCTGCGGGAGTGGGTGTTGCACGAGGAGACGAGAGCCGAGCGGATCGGGCGGTTGATGGAGTGTAAAAAGTGCGATGAGGAATTAAGTCATTCGCAGCACCGGCCGTAG
- the dprA gene encoding DNA-processing protein DprA, translating to MGLSQQSAVKEISQEQARLAWMALTLTPGLGPTRIARAVKALGAAERLFEISLTELEATGMPAQSAQFIFDGKAREAAENEMQRVAEAGGSILTQADEAYPERLREIYDPPSVLWIRGNVDLLARPGIAVVGTRHPSPYGAGMAEMLSRDLANRRLVILSGMARGVDTAAHKGAIEAGGKTVAVWGTGIDVIYPKENKKLAENIVASGGTIVSEYPLGTFPAPQNFPIRNRILSGMSIGVLVIEAAEYSGTRITARCAMEQNRDVYAVPGNVTNKNAWGPNTLIKQGAKLTATWEDVWEDLPSQIRRQLEDEIGASGEDESKLAESASLFSNKPLPQHEQTVLDKLRHDESMQLDDLIEGLEAELGSAEIFTALFELELAGRVRQLPGKNYVRSF from the coding sequence ATGGGCTTGTCGCAGCAGAGTGCAGTGAAGGAAATATCACAGGAGCAAGCAAGGCTGGCGTGGATGGCGTTGACCTTGACGCCGGGATTGGGGCCGACGCGGATTGCAAGAGCAGTAAAGGCGTTGGGGGCGGCTGAGCGACTGTTTGAGATTTCGCTGACGGAGTTGGAAGCGACGGGGATGCCGGCGCAGTCGGCGCAGTTTATCTTCGACGGCAAAGCGAGGGAAGCCGCTGAGAACGAGATGCAGCGTGTGGCCGAGGCGGGTGGAAGTATTTTGACTCAGGCGGATGAAGCCTATCCGGAGCGACTGCGGGAGATCTACGACCCGCCGTCTGTGTTGTGGATTCGCGGGAATGTGGATCTACTGGCGCGACCGGGGATCGCCGTGGTGGGGACGCGGCATCCTTCGCCCTATGGTGCGGGGATGGCGGAGATGTTGTCGCGTGACCTGGCTAACCGTCGGCTGGTGATTCTGAGCGGAATGGCTCGCGGGGTGGACACGGCGGCGCACAAAGGGGCGATCGAGGCAGGCGGCAAAACGGTTGCGGTCTGGGGAACAGGGATCGACGTGATTTACCCGAAGGAGAATAAGAAGCTCGCGGAAAATATCGTGGCGTCGGGTGGAACGATCGTAAGCGAGTATCCTCTGGGGACGTTTCCCGCTCCACAGAACTTCCCGATTCGGAACCGGATTTTGAGCGGCATGAGCATCGGAGTACTTGTTATCGAGGCAGCCGAGTACAGCGGGACGCGCATCACGGCGCGGTGTGCGATGGAACAGAATCGCGATGTCTACGCCGTGCCGGGGAACGTGACCAACAAGAATGCCTGGGGGCCTAACACGCTGATTAAGCAGGGCGCCAAGCTCACGGCGACGTGGGAAGACGTGTGGGAGGACCTGCCTTCGCAGATACGGCGGCAGCTGGAGGATGAAATAGGTGCGTCAGGGGAGGATGAATCGAAACTCGCGGAGAGCGCATCTTTATTTAGCAACAAGCCACTGCCGCAGCATGAGCAGACGGTTCTGGACAAGCTGAGGCATGATGAGTCGATGCAACTGGATGACTTGATCGAGGGCCTGGAGGCGGAGTTGGGATCTGCTGAAATCTTTACGGCGCTGTTTGAGCTGGAGCTTGCCGGCCGGGTGAGGCAGTTGCCGGGCAAGAATTATGTGCGCTCGTTCTAG
- the topA gene encoding type I DNA topoisomerase, translating into MAKSLVIVESPAKAKTINKYLGSDYVVEASIGHIMDLPKNDIGVELKNRTFEPTLIVSPGKEKVVERLKKLAAKSDMVYLAPDPDREGEAIAAHLSMQLLPVMKDRTKIRRVTFNEITQKAVKAAFAHARDVDENLVDAQQTRRVLDRLVGYQVSPLLWDKVRRGLSAGRVQTVALRLIVERELEINNFEPVEYWTIHATLKPSPDGQEFIARFVGIDGVAARVANGTDETGKELFIASSLPTKQRIDDVVAQLEKASWSVRSVERKERKRNPTAPFTTSKLQQDASSRLGFNVRRTMGVAQRLYEGVEIGKEGTVGLITYMRTDSTRVSPDAIVEAREYVQKNLGAQYLPAKPNEYKSKKDAQDAHEAIRPTNVAFTPEAIRKNLSEEQYKLYKLIWQRFVASQMVPAVFDQTTVDIAAKADKTYDFRVSGSVMKFDGFLKVYEQVAEKKDEDEGLDTKLPALNDGQALTKQKVDSEQKFTEPPPRYNEASLVKVLEERGIGRPSTYASIINTIQDRDYVKKIGAKFVPTEIGTVVTGLLVKNFPYIFDTQYTATLEGELDAVEEGEERWTDLLTGFYDHFEKELKVASTQMEDVKRMEQATTEVCDKCDSPLILKWGKFGSFFSCSNFTKVKPMTVALGPWKKDAKAVTKKVMAAFEFPMIVKATTEDVIEYSKEVDDAKELAASINAAAEQGKKITVEPVSCDFTKENFAAKPDLSAPGADDVPEEEFCDNCGRVMVLRNGPWGPFMACPGYNEDPPCKTIRKLTQKVQQKPPVQLEEMCPKCGKPLLLRNGQYGEFISCSGYPKCKYIKQELLDVPCPKCGGDIAVRKTKRGDTFYGCVKYPKCDFASNLKLVNQACPKGDSPYLLEVANDKGTYLVCPNNREALPKRRKKKGAPEEESTTPECSYEKKIGGPAPTPVAEKPDPEKTRPVIESVA; encoded by the coding sequence ATGGCTAAATCACTTGTGATCGTCGAATCGCCGGCGAAGGCGAAGACGATCAATAAATATCTGGGCAGCGACTACGTGGTGGAGGCCTCGATTGGCCACATCATGGACCTGCCGAAGAACGACATTGGCGTTGAGCTGAAGAATCGGACGTTTGAACCGACGCTGATTGTGTCTCCGGGCAAGGAAAAGGTTGTAGAGCGGCTGAAGAAGCTGGCGGCGAAGTCGGACATGGTCTACCTTGCTCCCGACCCGGACCGCGAGGGCGAGGCAATTGCCGCGCATCTATCGATGCAGCTTCTACCGGTGATGAAGGACAGGACGAAGATCAGGCGCGTCACTTTCAACGAGATCACGCAAAAGGCCGTGAAGGCTGCGTTTGCCCATGCCCGCGATGTTGATGAGAACCTGGTGGACGCGCAACAGACACGGCGCGTACTCGATCGATTAGTGGGATATCAGGTTTCGCCATTGCTGTGGGACAAGGTGCGCCGCGGACTGAGCGCGGGACGGGTGCAGACGGTGGCTCTGCGGTTGATCGTGGAGCGCGAACTGGAGATTAACAACTTTGAGCCGGTCGAGTACTGGACGATCCATGCAACGCTGAAGCCGAGCCCGGACGGACAGGAGTTTATCGCGCGCTTTGTCGGGATAGATGGCGTTGCGGCGCGGGTTGCGAACGGCACGGATGAGACTGGGAAAGAATTGTTCATCGCCAGTTCGTTGCCGACGAAGCAGCGCATCGATGATGTCGTTGCCCAGCTTGAGAAGGCCAGTTGGTCCGTGCGTTCGGTCGAGCGCAAGGAGCGCAAGCGGAATCCCACAGCTCCATTTACTACCAGCAAGTTGCAGCAGGACGCTTCGAGCCGACTGGGCTTCAATGTTCGGCGAACGATGGGTGTGGCCCAGCGTTTGTATGAAGGCGTTGAGATCGGTAAGGAAGGTACGGTCGGTCTGATTACGTACATGCGTACCGATTCGACCCGCGTCTCTCCGGATGCGATTGTCGAAGCTCGTGAGTACGTTCAGAAGAATCTTGGCGCGCAGTATCTGCCTGCAAAGCCGAACGAGTACAAGAGCAAGAAGGATGCGCAGGACGCGCACGAGGCGATTCGGCCAACGAACGTTGCGTTTACTCCGGAGGCGATTCGCAAGAACCTGAGTGAGGAGCAGTACAAGCTCTACAAGCTGATCTGGCAGCGCTTCGTCGCTTCACAGATGGTGCCGGCGGTGTTCGATCAGACGACCGTCGATATCGCTGCGAAGGCAGACAAGACCTACGACTTCCGCGTGTCGGGATCGGTGATGAAGTTCGATGGCTTCCTCAAGGTCTATGAGCAGGTCGCGGAGAAGAAAGACGAAGACGAGGGACTCGACACCAAGCTGCCAGCGTTGAACGATGGGCAGGCATTGACGAAGCAGAAGGTCGATTCGGAGCAGAAGTTTACCGAGCCTCCGCCGCGCTATAACGAGGCTTCGCTGGTCAAGGTTCTGGAAGAACGCGGCATTGGGCGTCCTTCGACCTACGCGTCCATCATTAATACAATTCAGGACCGCGACTATGTGAAGAAGATTGGCGCGAAGTTTGTGCCGACGGAGATTGGCACGGTCGTTACCGGGTTGCTGGTGAAGAACTTTCCTTACATCTTCGACACGCAGTACACAGCGACGCTCGAAGGTGAACTGGATGCAGTGGAAGAAGGCGAGGAGCGGTGGACCGATCTGCTGACTGGCTTCTACGACCACTTCGAGAAGGAGCTGAAGGTCGCCAGTACGCAGATGGAAGACGTCAAGCGGATGGAGCAGGCGACCACCGAAGTCTGCGATAAATGCGACAGCCCGCTGATTCTGAAGTGGGGTAAGTTTGGCAGCTTCTTCTCGTGCAGCAACTTCACCAAGGTGAAGCCGATGACCGTGGCGCTGGGCCCGTGGAAGAAGGACGCGAAGGCAGTCACGAAGAAGGTGATGGCTGCATTCGAGTTTCCCATGATCGTGAAGGCGACCACGGAAGATGTGATCGAGTATTCGAAAGAGGTTGACGACGCGAAAGAGTTGGCAGCTTCGATCAATGCGGCGGCGGAGCAGGGCAAGAAGATAACCGTCGAGCCAGTGAGCTGCGACTTTACCAAGGAAAACTTCGCCGCCAAGCCGGACCTCAGCGCGCCGGGGGCGGACGATGTTCCCGAAGAAGAGTTCTGCGACAACTGCGGTCGAGTGATGGTGCTGCGCAATGGGCCGTGGGGGCCGTTCATGGCTTGCCCCGGATACAACGAGGACCCGCCTTGCAAGACGATTCGCAAACTGACGCAGAAGGTGCAGCAGAAGCCGCCTGTCCAGTTGGAAGAGATGTGCCCGAAGTGCGGCAAGCCGCTTTTGTTGCGGAATGGGCAGTATGGCGAATTCATCAGTTGCAGCGGATATCCGAAGTGCAAGTACATCAAACAGGAGCTGCTCGATGTGCCGTGCCCGAAGTGCGGTGGCGACATTGCCGTCCGCAAGACCAAGCGGGGAGATACGTTTTACGGTTGCGTGAAATACCCGAAGTGTGACTTTGCTTCGAATCTGAAGCTGGTAAATCAGGCTTGCCCCAAGGGAGATAGCCCCTATCTTCTGGAGGTTGCGAACGACAAGGGTACGTATCTGGTGTGCCCAAACAATCGCGAGGCGCTGCCGAAGAGACGAAAGAAAAAGGGCGCTCCGGAAGAGGAATCCACTACCCCGGAGTGCAGCTATGAGAAGAAGATTGGCGGCCCTGCTCCAACTCCGGTTGCGGAGAAGCCGGACCCCGAGAAGACCCGTCCTGTGATTGAGAGTGTTGCATAG
- a CDS encoding DUF427 domain-containing protein, protein MAKAVWNGQTLAESETYETVEGNIYFPEETVKREFLRPSSTTSSCPWKGQARYYTILVDDQENQDAAWYYPDPKPAARNVKHHIAFWRGVEVTK, encoded by the coding sequence ATGGCGAAGGCAGTATGGAATGGCCAGACGCTGGCCGAGAGCGAGACGTACGAGACAGTTGAGGGGAACATTTACTTCCCCGAAGAGACCGTCAAACGAGAGTTTTTGAGGCCCAGTTCGACGACCTCCAGTTGTCCGTGGAAGGGACAAGCGCGCTACTACACGATCCTCGTGGATGACCAGGAGAATCAGGATGCGGCGTGGTACTACCCCGATCCGAAGCCTGCAGCGCGAAATGTGAAGCACCACATTGCATTCTGGCGAGGCGTGGAAGTTACGAAGTAA
- a CDS encoding ATP-binding protein translates to METATLQAEPYLVPITPATPTPLPQILDAMRTIGPLAGLSDVEYTWLATHGSERISDSDALVFREGEPTSHLVFILRGEIHVRRRHSGPMALFIGRAGQMTGKLPFSRMKNYGGDGYTIGPTWVLDIHESLFPEMLAAIPSMAQRCVSVLLDRVREVTRMEQQAEKLAALGKLAANLSHELNNPASAAQRSAASLFGELRKYGDQKYLMGSLCLTPEQSKGYKDWVIRTRASMAAYSPETVAPQNPLASSDREEQITKWLAAHNVPDPWTIAPSLSETRLTLEHLDDLARHAPAELVPVTISTFASSLRVERMTEAIVDSTVRIFDLISAIKDYSYMDQAPIQDIDLAQSLETTLAMFASRLQGITVERDFDPALPPISAYGSELSQVWTALIENAIEAMRSSGEPGVLRLRTCLTGTMASVEVWNNGPEINPAIKSRIFEPFFTTKAPGHGLGLGLDTAQRIVSRHSGFLTVESNPGATCFQVRLPLDQAQAY, encoded by the coding sequence ATGGAAACCGCGACCCTCCAAGCCGAGCCATACCTGGTTCCCATCACACCTGCAACTCCCACGCCGCTGCCTCAGATCCTCGATGCGATGCGCACCATCGGTCCTCTCGCGGGGCTCTCGGACGTAGAATACACGTGGCTTGCCACGCACGGCTCCGAGCGCATCAGCGACAGCGATGCTCTCGTCTTCCGTGAGGGCGAGCCAACCTCACACCTCGTCTTCATCCTGCGCGGGGAGATCCACGTGCGCCGGCGGCACTCCGGCCCTATGGCCCTCTTCATCGGCCGCGCCGGCCAGATGACTGGCAAGCTGCCCTTCTCGCGCATGAAGAACTACGGCGGAGACGGCTACACCATCGGACCTACCTGGGTTCTCGACATCCACGAGTCCCTATTTCCCGAGATGCTCGCCGCCATCCCCTCCATGGCACAGCGCTGTGTCTCCGTGCTGCTCGACCGCGTGCGTGAAGTGACACGCATGGAGCAGCAGGCCGAGAAACTCGCCGCGCTGGGCAAACTTGCGGCCAATCTCTCGCACGAGCTTAATAATCCTGCGTCGGCGGCGCAGCGTTCGGCAGCGAGCCTCTTCGGCGAGCTGCGCAAGTACGGCGACCAGAAGTATCTTATGGGATCGCTCTGTCTTACCCCCGAGCAGTCCAAGGGCTATAAAGATTGGGTCATCCGCACCCGCGCCAGCATGGCCGCCTACTCCCCTGAGACCGTTGCGCCGCAGAACCCGCTGGCCTCCTCCGATCGGGAGGAGCAGATCACCAAATGGCTCGCCGCTCACAACGTTCCCGATCCCTGGACGATTGCACCTTCGCTCTCCGAGACGCGCCTTACCCTCGAACACCTCGACGATCTCGCGCGCCACGCTCCGGCGGAGCTTGTCCCGGTCACCATCAGTACCTTCGCCAGCTCCCTGCGCGTCGAGCGCATGACCGAGGCCATTGTCGACTCAACGGTGCGCATCTTCGACCTCATCAGCGCCATCAAGGACTACTCCTATATGGACCAGGCGCCCATTCAGGACATCGACCTTGCGCAGTCCCTTGAGACCACCCTGGCGATGTTCGCCTCGCGGCTGCAGGGCATCACCGTCGAGCGCGACTTCGACCCTGCGCTGCCACCCATAAGCGCCTACGGCAGCGAGCTCAGCCAGGTCTGGACCGCACTCATCGAAAACGCGATCGAGGCTATGCGATCGAGCGGCGAGCCCGGCGTCCTTCGACTCCGTACCTGCCTCACCGGAACCATGGCCAGCGTCGAAGTCTGGAACAATGGCCCGGAGATCAATCCGGCCATCAAGTCCCGGATCTTCGAGCCTTTCTTTACCACGAAAGCCCCCGGCCACGGGCTTGGCCTCGGGCTCGATACTGCCCAGCGCATCGTCAGCCGCCATTCCGGCTTCCTGACCGTCGAATCCAACCCCGGAGCCACATGCTTCCAGGTCCGCCTTCCGCTCGACCAGGCACAAGCTTATTAG
- the ilvC gene encoding ketol-acid reductoisomerase: protein MMAKAYHDADADLSLIQAKKVAIIGYGSQGHAHALNLKDSGVDVRVGLRADSPNVERARKAGLQVGTVAEVSKWADVIMNLTPDQTAAKVYHADIEPNLAPGKTLMFAHGFNIRFRTITPPAGVDVSLVAPKAPGHRVREVFTEGGGVPALVAVEQDASGNALALALSYAKGIGCTRAGVLETTFTEETETDLFGEQAVLCGGTSALVKAGFETLVEAGYQPELAYFEVLHELKLIVDLMYRGGLEYMRHSISDTAEWGDYVAGPRIVTPEVKKAMKGLLNDIQDGSFAKKFIEENETGRHEFARIRKQEAAHQIEKVGAELRKSMPFLDPVVVKDGAVVKA, encoded by the coding sequence ATCATGGCTAAGGCATACCACGACGCAGACGCAGACCTCTCTCTTATCCAGGCGAAGAAAGTCGCCATCATCGGCTATGGCTCGCAAGGCCACGCCCATGCACTCAACCTCAAGGACTCTGGCGTCGATGTGCGCGTCGGTCTCCGCGCCGATAGCCCCAACGTCGAGCGCGCCCGCAAGGCGGGCCTCCAGGTCGGCACCGTCGCCGAAGTTTCGAAGTGGGCCGACGTCATCATGAACCTCACGCCCGACCAGACCGCGGCCAAGGTCTACCACGCCGACATCGAGCCAAACCTTGCCCCCGGCAAGACGCTGATGTTCGCGCACGGCTTCAACATCCGCTTCCGCACCATCACTCCCCCCGCTGGTGTTGACGTGTCCCTCGTCGCTCCCAAGGCTCCCGGCCATCGCGTCCGCGAGGTCTTCACCGAAGGCGGCGGCGTGCCCGCCCTGGTAGCTGTCGAGCAGGATGCGAGCGGCAACGCGCTCGCGCTGGCTCTGAGCTATGCCAAGGGCATCGGCTGCACCCGCGCCGGAGTGCTCGAGACCACCTTCACCGAAGAGACCGAGACTGACCTCTTCGGCGAACAGGCCGTTCTCTGCGGCGGCACCTCCGCGCTGGTCAAGGCTGGCTTTGAGACGCTGGTCGAGGCTGGTTATCAGCCGGAGCTTGCCTACTTTGAAGTGCTGCATGAGTTGAAGCTCATTGTCGACCTGATGTATCGTGGCGGCCTTGAATACATGCGTCACTCTATTTCGGACACCGCAGAGTGGGGCGACTACGTTGCCGGACCACGCATCGTCACTCCTGAGGTCAAGAAGGCGATGAAGGGTCTACTCAACGACATTCAGGACGGCAGCTTCGCCAAGAAGTTCATCGAAGAGAACGAGACCGGCCGTCACGAGTTTGCCCGCATCCGCAAGCAGGAAGCCGCACACCAGATCGAGAAGGTCGGCGCGGAACTTCGTAAGTCCATGCCGTTCCTCGACCCCGTCGTCGTCAAAGACGGAGCCGTAGTTAAGGCCTGA